A DNA window from Coffea arabica cultivar ET-39 chromosome 6c, Coffea Arabica ET-39 HiFi, whole genome shotgun sequence contains the following coding sequences:
- the LOC140008778 gene encoding uncharacterized protein, with amino-acid sequence MAPCRMFNQIPRELVDWKNNMAHEVNRLFPYIGHLPSLLNITPNVAIVQALLEFWDPDSSVFRFGECELTLTLEEIEGLLQVPGKGHPMVYPMNGTREQFCKFLGLKQFSMSQHPDVRSCPLEFLYKRFREKESYDHHHEDFFVSREQWEEKRVLAFGITLINLLLFPKKHGKVMFSTVNMVQSVFLGIRGKTPTLVPVIIADIFAAVTECRKKRGFFYASNLVLQIWAMEHLSKRTLNPLGSCLPTANWVESHRERVRKYYRIESPSLFIQEFNALTSDKIQWVLDWTKVRDPAFRTTQLDFIPLASTGGLIVYVPQRVMRQFGYPQRVPTIQRMGSIELNTVTECQTMVLEAWGNLCSLDNLHLDQVNKVEPKVVLEYNEWIKSIMEQGRERASLVSLSLEE; translated from the coding sequence ATGGCTCCGTGTAGAATGTTCAATCAGATACCTCGTGAGCTAGTAGATTGGAAGAACAATATGGCACATGAAGTGAACAGACTTTTCCCGTATATAGGACATTTACCTAGTCTCTTGAACATAACTCCGAATGTAGCCATTGTCCAAGCTTTGCTCGAGTTCTGGGATCCAGACAGCTCTGTTTTCCGATTTGGAGAGTGCGAATTAACACTAACCCTGGAGGAGATAGAAGGATTGTTACAAGTGCCTGGGAAAGGTCACCCTATGGTATACCCAATGAATGGCACCAGAGAACAATTTTGTAAGTTCTTAGGGTTAAAACAGTTTAGCATGAGTCAACACCCGGACGTAAGATCATGCCCGCTGGAGTTCTTATACAAGCGATTCAGGGAAAAGGAATCCTATGATCATCACCACGAGGACTTTTTCGTTAGTAGAGAACAGTGGGAAGAGAAACGAGTACTAGCTTTTGGGATAACTCTGATTAATCTACTCCTGTTTCCGAAAAAGCATGGGAAAGTTATGTTTTCAACGGTCAACATGGTTCAGAGTGTGTTTTTGGGAATTAGAGGAAAAACTCCTACCTTAGTACCTGTTATCATTGCTGACATTTTCGCCGCTGTTACTGAGTGCCGAAAGAAGAGAGGGTTTTTCTATGCATCCAACCTGGTACTTCAAATATGGGCGATGGAGCATCTGTCAAAAAGAACACTGAATCCGTTGGGATCGTGCCTTCCAACAGCAAATTGGGTTGAGTCGCACCGAGAGAGGGTTAGAAAATACTATCGAATAGAGTCTCCGAGTTTGTTTATTCAGGAATTCAATGCTTTGACTTCGGATAAGATACAATGGGTTCTTGATTGGACGAAGGTAAGGGATCCAGCTTTCAGGACAACACAACTTGATTTTATCCCGTTAGCAAGCACCGGTGGATTGATTGTGTATGTGCCACAACGAGTTATGAGACAGTTTGGGTATCCGCAGCGAGTGCCGACCATACAAAGGATGGGGAGCATCGAACTCAATACAGTCACCGAATGCCAGACTATGGTGCTGGAAGCTTGGGGGAATCTGTGTAGTCTGGACAACCTGCATTTGGACCAAGTGAATAAAGTAGAGCCTAAGGTCGTCTTAGAGTACAACGAATGGATCAAATCAATAATGGAACAAGGAAGAGAAAGGGCATCGTTGGTCTCCCTTAGTCTTGAGGAGTAG